The Amblyomma americanum isolate KBUSLIRL-KWMA chromosome 5, ASM5285725v1, whole genome shotgun sequence genome window below encodes:
- the inaF-D gene encoding trp-interacting inaF-D translates to MNMANECGATTRPAAAPGGLATTTAMGPPGGNSSNNNNNKDNNHSNGAGAVDTVQSGMPFDTAKAKIYETKRHKKIVRLMTVMAYVLSVSLAAMVLSLYYVFLWDPNMRSEPVPAVVDRDAGRVNTAFTSSTATNETDCAELAAASASRKVAARVQSTSTTTTASTTNEPPPSSVVDMTTGYGAVETPSEMSLAELNVAENVTDAWIGEADDSTTFASTADVQEVDRSTPSVER, encoded by the coding sequence ATGAACATGGCCAACGAGTGCGGCGCGACGACTCGACCCGCGGCAGCGCCGGGCGGATTGGCGACGACCACGGCCATGGGACCACCCGGCGGCAACTCGtccaacaacaacaataacaaggACAACAACCACAGCAACGGCGCCGGGGCAGTGGACACCGTGCAGAGCGGCATGCCCTTCGACACGGCCAAGGCGAAGATCTACGAAACCAAGCGGCACAAGAAAATTGTGCGCCTCATGACGGTCATGGCGTACGTGCTGTCAGTGTCGCTGGCGGCCATGGTGCTGTCGCTGTACTACGTCTTCCTCTGGGACCCCAACATGCGGTCGGAACCGGTTCCGGCGGTCGTGGACCGCGATGCTGGCAGGGTAAACACGGCATTCACTTCCTCCACAGCCACAAACGAAACCGACTGCGCGGAACTGGCTGCAGCTTCTGCGTCCAGGAAGGTTGCAGCCCGAGTGCAGAGCACGTCAACGACAACAACGGCATCGACGACCAACGAACCTCCCCCTAGTTCTGTCGTGGACATGACGACAGGCTACGGCGCTGTGGAGACGCCTTCGGAGATGTCTCTAGCCGAACTGAATGTAGCCGAGAACGTGACGGATGCGTGGATCGGAGAAGCCGATGATTCCACAACGTTCGCCTCAACAGCTGACGTCCAGGAGGTGGACAGGTCTACCCCGTCAGTCGAGAGATGA